One genomic window of Punica granatum isolate Tunisia-2019 chromosome 1, ASM765513v2, whole genome shotgun sequence includes the following:
- the LOC116208073 gene encoding pre-mRNA-processing factor 39 isoform X1 has protein sequence MEVEPQQTSHPVAESHSQSTENGFDDNRLREVIASGSLGFDDWTSLISHIEDVSPDIERLCLVYDSFLTKFPLCHVYWRKYTDHKMRLCGTDKVVEVFERGVLAVTYSVGLWVNYCQFASSVFEDPDDVRRLFKRAISFVGKDYSCHSLWDLHIEFEFSQQHWSSLAHIFIQTLRFPTKRLHHYYESFQKLVTIWEEEMETQKISAVGPKPEADLDNVAQASYGDEEICDVISKLLHSSDGHTMSRELQKYKAIGERLYKNSCLLDEKIVCFESNIHRSYFHVKPLDTSQLENWHKYLDFVEAQKDFDWVVKLYERCLIPAANYCEFWMRYVAYMESKGGREIANFALDRATEIFLKDIPIIHVYNSRFKEASGDIMGARAAMLRHKTESDENFVDNAIIKASMEKRLGNLTAASNIYCEAIDRAISKEELNLLPTLYVHYSQHLSVTTNSAVAARDILINGIKHMPSCKFLYEELIKFATTHGGQEHIDVVGSIVAAALSTIPGESQVLDSTDQKDISNLYLKFVDHCGTIYDIRKAWSRHVKIFPCLLRVPYESPPTGIKSWKSLLEGKHKTYADKPSESISIQPEETSLPEHAAFRPKLGSVGNASSERRHQASNMSSEQSMENEAESVQVPQKCMEGDNTGSNHDCLVNQSHLPVALKTPFLDPPKGGPSRSVSDGSHEGEDPEEISVSNRVVSSENIAEIHASDQAEGQRTVSPPPYSSSQQNQNHSSFESRSRWHRMNHSDRSRQDSRFGFRGQLRRRPHHHQQLYPPQPESPLTETGHTSFPPQNQQIHLGNNNGNQLQAWPTLNYNFAPGYRGQVFAQNVTYPQVQFPNYPALQGSEQSGAELESNQAHYNQMWQYYYYYQQQQLFIQQQMQQLELTQAQLQQQQQSPEYQHVLQQLNQLQHQQQQLYQLQQQLYQQLQTQQQLVPQQQSHQGMQVSQQDQLFYMPLQQQLSQQQESFLQQQFSQSDQLQVQQNQESNLQLQRQRVEEEGLKEEEEAKKVHQPQSTP, from the exons ATGGAGGTGGAGCCTCAGCAGACTTCTCATCCAGTGGCAGAGTCTCACTCTCAATCCACTGAAA ATGGATTTGATGATAACAGACTACGCGAAGTTATTGCTAGTGGCTCGTTGGGTTTTGATGATTGGACTTCCCTCATTTCTCACATTGAAGATGTGTCTCCT GACATAGAGAGACTATGCTTAGTGTATGACTCTTTCTTGACCAAGTTTCCTCTGTGCCATGTTTACTGGAGGAAGTATACTGATCACAAGATGAGACTATGTGGTACTGACAAGGTTGTCGAAGTATTTGAGCGAGGTGTGCTCGCAGTGACTTATTCTGTTGGCCTCTGGGTTAACTACTGTCAATTTGCTTCGTCAGTTTTTGAGGATCCCGATGATGTCCGTAG ATTGTTTAAGAGGGCCATATCGTTTGTCGGAAAGGATTACTCATGCCATTCCTTGTGGGATTTGCATATTGAGTTTGAGTTTTCTCAGCAGCACTGGAGTTCCCTGGCCCACATTTTTATCCAAACTCTGAGGTTTCCCACCAAAAGGTTGCACCATTATTATGAAAG TTTCCAGAAGTTGGTTACCATTTGGGAAGAAGAGATGGAAACCCAAAAAATTTCTGCCGTTGGACCCAAGCCAGAGGCTGATCTCGATAATGTGGCGCAAGCATCATATGGTGATGAGGAAATCTGTGATGTCATTAGCAAATTATTGCATTCTTCTGATGGTCATACAATGTCAAGGGAACTACAGAAATATAAAGCTATAGGAGAACGGTTATATAAGAATTCGTGTCTCTTGGATGAGAAAATTGTCTGCTTTGAGTCTAATATCCACAGATCTTATTTCCATGTGAAGCCATTAGACACCAGTCAGTTGGAGAACTGGCATAAGTATCTGGATTTCGTCGAGGCGCAAAAGGATTTCGACTGg GTAGTTAAACTTTATGAGCGATGTTTAATTCCTGCCGCAAATTATTGTGAGTTCTGGATGCGGTATGTGGCCTACATGGAAAGTaaaggagggagagagatagCAAACTTTGCATTGGACCGAGCAACAGAGATCTTTCTGAAG GATATTCCCATAATCCATGTATACAATTCCAGGTTTAAGGAGGCCAGCGGGGACATAATGGGTGCCCGGGCTGCCATGCTTCGCCATAAGACTGAATCAGATGAGAACTTTGTGGACAATGCCATAATAAAAGCTAGCATGGAGAAACGCTTG GGAAACCTTACAGCAGCTTCCAACATATACTGTGAAGCCATTGATAGGGCCATATCGAAGGAGGAGCTGAATTTGCTTCCTACTTTATATGTGCATTACTCTCAGCACCTATCTGTG ACGACTAACTCTGCAGTTGCAGCAAGAGACATCCTGATAAACGGTATCAAACATATGCCTAGTTGCAAATTCCTGTACGAG gaattgataaaatttgcAACAACGCATGGGGGGCAAGAGCACATTGATGTAGTTGGAAGCATCGTAGCTGCTGCTTTGTCCACAATTCCCGGTGAATCCCAAGTCCTAGATTCAACAGATCAGAAGGATATATCAAACCTATATTTAAAG TTTGTTGATCATTGTGGAACAATTTATGACATAAGGAAAGCATGGAGTCGGCATGTGAAAATATTTCCTTGCTTGCTACGAGTGCCATATGAAAGCCCACCAACAGGGATAAAAAGTTGGAAATCTTTACTGGAAGGGAAACATAAAACTTATGCTGACAAGCCTTCTGAGTCAATAAGCATACAACCGGAGGAAACATCATTGCCTGAACATGCTGCTTTTCGGCCCAAGTTAGGATCAGTAGGTAATGCTTCATCTGAGAGACGTCACCAGGCATCAAATATGTCATCAGAGCAATCAATGGAAAATGAGGCCGAGTCAGTTCAAGTGCCTCAAAAGTGTATGGAAGGAGACAATACTGGATCAAATCATGACTGTTTGGTCAATCAGTCCCATTTGCCGGTTGCACTCAAAACACCTTTCCTAGATCCTCCAAAAGGTGGACCTTCTCGTTCAGTATCAGATGGTTCTCATGAAGGCGAAGATCCTGAAGAGATTTCCGTGTCTAATCGGGTTGTATCGAGTGAGAACATTGCTGAGATTCATGCCTCTGATCAAGCTGAAGGTCAAAGAACAGTTAGTCCTCCCCCATACTCATCAAGTCAACAAAATCAAAACCATAGTTCTTTTGAATCACGATCACGATGGCATCGGATGAATCACTCTGACCGATCTCGTCAGGACTCGAGATTTGGGTTCCGTGGACAATTACGGAGAAGACCACATCACCACCAGCAGTTGTATCCCCCTCAACCAGAGTCTCCTCTTACAGAGACGGGACACACTTCATTTCCTCCCCAGAATCAACAAATTCATTTAGGAAATAATAATGGCAATCAGCTTCAAGCCTGGCCCACCCTAAATTACAACTTTGCTCCGGGGTATCGGGGCCAAGTGTTTGCACAAAATGTGACATATCCTCAAGTTCAATTCCCGAACTATCCTGCCTTGCAAGGTAGCGAGCAGAGTGGGGCAGAGTTAGAGAGCAATCAAGCACATTACAATCAGATGTGGCAATACTATTACTATTACCAGCAGCAGCAACTCTTCATTCAGCAGCAGATGCAGCAGCTAGAGCTGACACAAGCTCAACTTCAACAGCAACAGCAGAGTCCCGAGTACCAACACGTCTTGCAGCAGCTTAATCAACTGCAGCACCAGCAACAGCAACTTTATCAGCTGCAGCAGCAGCTCTATCAGCAGCTGCAGACGCAGCAGCAGCTTGTACCGCAGCAGCAGTCACATCAAGGCATGCAAGTTTCGCAGCAGGATCAGCTTTTCTACATGCCGCTGCAGCAGCAACTTTCACAGCAGCAAGAATCGTTCCTGCAGCAGCAGTTCAGCCAGTCGGATCAGCTGCAAGTTCAGCAAAATCAGGAGTCAAATCTACAGCTGCAGCGGCAAAGAGTTGAAGAGGAAGGTCtaaaggaggaagaggaagccaaAAAAGTGCACCAGCCCCAAAGTACACCATGA
- the LOC116208073 gene encoding uncharacterized protein LOC116208073 isoform X2: MRLCGTDKVVEVFERGVLAVTYSVGLWVNYCQFASSVFEDPDDVRRLFKRAISFVGKDYSCHSLWDLHIEFEFSQQHWSSLAHIFIQTLRFPTKRLHHYYESFQKLVTIWEEEMETQKISAVGPKPEADLDNVAQASYGDEEICDVISKLLHSSDGHTMSRELQKYKAIGERLYKNSCLLDEKIVCFESNIHRSYFHVKPLDTSQLENWHKYLDFVEAQKDFDWVVKLYERCLIPAANYCEFWMRYVAYMESKGGREIANFALDRATEIFLKDIPIIHVYNSRFKEASGDIMGARAAMLRHKTESDENFVDNAIIKASMEKRLGNLTAASNIYCEAIDRAISKEELNLLPTLYVHYSQHLSVTTNSAVAARDILINGIKHMPSCKFLYEELIKFATTHGGQEHIDVVGSIVAAALSTIPGESQVLDSTDQKDISNLYLKFVDHCGTIYDIRKAWSRHVKIFPCLLRVPYESPPTGIKSWKSLLEGKHKTYADKPSESISIQPEETSLPEHAAFRPKLGSVGNASSERRHQASNMSSEQSMENEAESVQVPQKCMEGDNTGSNHDCLVNQSHLPVALKTPFLDPPKGGPSRSVSDGSHEGEDPEEISVSNRVVSSENIAEIHASDQAEGQRTVSPPPYSSSQQNQNHSSFESRSRWHRMNHSDRSRQDSRFGFRGQLRRRPHHHQQLYPPQPESPLTETGHTSFPPQNQQIHLGNNNGNQLQAWPTLNYNFAPGYRGQVFAQNVTYPQVQFPNYPALQGSEQSGAELESNQAHYNQMWQYYYYYQQQQLFIQQQMQQLELTQAQLQQQQQSPEYQHVLQQLNQLQHQQQQLYQLQQQLYQQLQTQQQLVPQQQSHQGMQVSQQDQLFYMPLQQQLSQQQESFLQQQFSQSDQLQVQQNQESNLQLQRQRVEEEGLKEEEEAKKVHQPQSTP; the protein is encoded by the exons ATGAGACTATGTGGTACTGACAAGGTTGTCGAAGTATTTGAGCGAGGTGTGCTCGCAGTGACTTATTCTGTTGGCCTCTGGGTTAACTACTGTCAATTTGCTTCGTCAGTTTTTGAGGATCCCGATGATGTCCGTAG ATTGTTTAAGAGGGCCATATCGTTTGTCGGAAAGGATTACTCATGCCATTCCTTGTGGGATTTGCATATTGAGTTTGAGTTTTCTCAGCAGCACTGGAGTTCCCTGGCCCACATTTTTATCCAAACTCTGAGGTTTCCCACCAAAAGGTTGCACCATTATTATGAAAG TTTCCAGAAGTTGGTTACCATTTGGGAAGAAGAGATGGAAACCCAAAAAATTTCTGCCGTTGGACCCAAGCCAGAGGCTGATCTCGATAATGTGGCGCAAGCATCATATGGTGATGAGGAAATCTGTGATGTCATTAGCAAATTATTGCATTCTTCTGATGGTCATACAATGTCAAGGGAACTACAGAAATATAAAGCTATAGGAGAACGGTTATATAAGAATTCGTGTCTCTTGGATGAGAAAATTGTCTGCTTTGAGTCTAATATCCACAGATCTTATTTCCATGTGAAGCCATTAGACACCAGTCAGTTGGAGAACTGGCATAAGTATCTGGATTTCGTCGAGGCGCAAAAGGATTTCGACTGg GTAGTTAAACTTTATGAGCGATGTTTAATTCCTGCCGCAAATTATTGTGAGTTCTGGATGCGGTATGTGGCCTACATGGAAAGTaaaggagggagagagatagCAAACTTTGCATTGGACCGAGCAACAGAGATCTTTCTGAAG GATATTCCCATAATCCATGTATACAATTCCAGGTTTAAGGAGGCCAGCGGGGACATAATGGGTGCCCGGGCTGCCATGCTTCGCCATAAGACTGAATCAGATGAGAACTTTGTGGACAATGCCATAATAAAAGCTAGCATGGAGAAACGCTTG GGAAACCTTACAGCAGCTTCCAACATATACTGTGAAGCCATTGATAGGGCCATATCGAAGGAGGAGCTGAATTTGCTTCCTACTTTATATGTGCATTACTCTCAGCACCTATCTGTG ACGACTAACTCTGCAGTTGCAGCAAGAGACATCCTGATAAACGGTATCAAACATATGCCTAGTTGCAAATTCCTGTACGAG gaattgataaaatttgcAACAACGCATGGGGGGCAAGAGCACATTGATGTAGTTGGAAGCATCGTAGCTGCTGCTTTGTCCACAATTCCCGGTGAATCCCAAGTCCTAGATTCAACAGATCAGAAGGATATATCAAACCTATATTTAAAG TTTGTTGATCATTGTGGAACAATTTATGACATAAGGAAAGCATGGAGTCGGCATGTGAAAATATTTCCTTGCTTGCTACGAGTGCCATATGAAAGCCCACCAACAGGGATAAAAAGTTGGAAATCTTTACTGGAAGGGAAACATAAAACTTATGCTGACAAGCCTTCTGAGTCAATAAGCATACAACCGGAGGAAACATCATTGCCTGAACATGCTGCTTTTCGGCCCAAGTTAGGATCAGTAGGTAATGCTTCATCTGAGAGACGTCACCAGGCATCAAATATGTCATCAGAGCAATCAATGGAAAATGAGGCCGAGTCAGTTCAAGTGCCTCAAAAGTGTATGGAAGGAGACAATACTGGATCAAATCATGACTGTTTGGTCAATCAGTCCCATTTGCCGGTTGCACTCAAAACACCTTTCCTAGATCCTCCAAAAGGTGGACCTTCTCGTTCAGTATCAGATGGTTCTCATGAAGGCGAAGATCCTGAAGAGATTTCCGTGTCTAATCGGGTTGTATCGAGTGAGAACATTGCTGAGATTCATGCCTCTGATCAAGCTGAAGGTCAAAGAACAGTTAGTCCTCCCCCATACTCATCAAGTCAACAAAATCAAAACCATAGTTCTTTTGAATCACGATCACGATGGCATCGGATGAATCACTCTGACCGATCTCGTCAGGACTCGAGATTTGGGTTCCGTGGACAATTACGGAGAAGACCACATCACCACCAGCAGTTGTATCCCCCTCAACCAGAGTCTCCTCTTACAGAGACGGGACACACTTCATTTCCTCCCCAGAATCAACAAATTCATTTAGGAAATAATAATGGCAATCAGCTTCAAGCCTGGCCCACCCTAAATTACAACTTTGCTCCGGGGTATCGGGGCCAAGTGTTTGCACAAAATGTGACATATCCTCAAGTTCAATTCCCGAACTATCCTGCCTTGCAAGGTAGCGAGCAGAGTGGGGCAGAGTTAGAGAGCAATCAAGCACATTACAATCAGATGTGGCAATACTATTACTATTACCAGCAGCAGCAACTCTTCATTCAGCAGCAGATGCAGCAGCTAGAGCTGACACAAGCTCAACTTCAACAGCAACAGCAGAGTCCCGAGTACCAACACGTCTTGCAGCAGCTTAATCAACTGCAGCACCAGCAACAGCAACTTTATCAGCTGCAGCAGCAGCTCTATCAGCAGCTGCAGACGCAGCAGCAGCTTGTACCGCAGCAGCAGTCACATCAAGGCATGCAAGTTTCGCAGCAGGATCAGCTTTTCTACATGCCGCTGCAGCAGCAACTTTCACAGCAGCAAGAATCGTTCCTGCAGCAGCAGTTCAGCCAGTCGGATCAGCTGCAAGTTCAGCAAAATCAGGAGTCAAATCTACAGCTGCAGCGGCAAAGAGTTGAAGAGGAAGGTCtaaaggaggaagaggaagccaaAAAAGTGCACCAGCCCCAAAGTACACCATGA